A genomic window from Methanobrevibacter sp. includes:
- a CDS encoding flippase gives MNQIKSIFANTSWLTISQTITSFCAFLWTIIIARYLGVSDYGVVSFAISFTALSVIFMDLGMSTYATREISKHKDLLHKYVNNIFYFKIILAIILFFISLFILYLMNYPTTTILVTMIFTVEISIMSMTVFLNGVFQAFEKVKYQAIGGILNSGLLLVFILITIGFDFGVISIAIAYTIAYAFYFAYMLFNYVRRFGFPKFELDSEFIKSSLVNSLPFGLTNFFYTIYFSIDIVMLSYLTGDFATGLYKSAYNIITVFTTFFVVYQSVVFPVMSKFFEESQDLIKVSYELSIKYLLMIIIPISVGVYFYASPIVDIIYSHQYSLSYTTVQILIWTVSFLFINGAGSILLNAIDKERTVTKIYILAAIFNVCLNLIMIPMLSYEGAAIATVLSEIFITVLILHPILKTSYKPDYRILINIGKLVICGIILLIAFNLINTSIWLAIPIGLVIYIISLLLTRSIDNQDRIIIKEILSKQT, from the coding sequence ATGAATCAAATCAAATCCATTTTTGCAAACACAAGTTGGTTAACCATTTCACAGACCATCACTAGTTTCTGTGCATTCTTATGGACCATCATTATAGCAAGATATCTTGGGGTGTCCGATTATGGGGTAGTCTCATTCGCTATTTCATTCACTGCCTTAAGTGTCATATTCATGGATTTGGGAATGAGCACATATGCAACCCGTGAAATTTCAAAGCATAAGGACTTATTGCATAAATATGTCAACAACATTTTCTATTTTAAGATTATTTTAGCAATCATATTATTCTTCATAAGCCTTTTTATACTGTATTTAATGAATTACCCAACCACAACAATACTAGTAACAATGATATTCACTGTGGAAATTTCAATAATGTCCATGACAGTATTCTTAAATGGGGTATTCCAAGCTTTTGAAAAGGTCAAATACCAGGCAATAGGAGGCATATTGAATAGCGGCCTTTTATTGGTCTTCATTTTAATAACCATTGGATTTGATTTTGGAGTCATTTCAATAGCTATAGCCTATACAATAGCATATGCATTCTATTTTGCATATATGCTCTTCAATTACGTAAGAAGATTCGGTTTCCCAAAGTTTGAGCTTGACAGCGAATTCATAAAATCAAGTTTGGTGAATTCCCTACCTTTCGGCTTAACCAATTTCTTTTATACCATTTACTTCTCAATAGATATTGTCATGCTATCCTATTTAACTGGAGATTTTGCTACTGGACTATACAAGTCTGCATATAACATAATCACAGTCTTTACAACCTTTTTTGTAGTATATCAGAGTGTAGTTTTCCCGGTTATGAGCAAATTTTTCGAAGAATCCCAAGATTTAATCAAAGTAAGCTATGAACTGTCCATAAAATATCTTCTTATGATCATTATTCCTATTAGTGTAGGAGTATACTTCTATGCCAGTCCGATTGTAGATATAATCTACAGCCATCAATACTCCCTTTCATATACGACAGTGCAGATATTGATTTGGACCGTAAGCTTCCTGTTCATAAATGGGGCGGGATCAATATTGCTTAATGCTATAGATAAGGAACGCACCGTAACAAAAATTTACATTTTAGCTGCAATATTTAATGTTTGCCTTAATTTAATAATGATTCCTATGCTTTCATATGAAGGTGCTGCAATAGCTACAGTTCTAAGTGAAATATTTATAACAGTTTTAATCCTTCACCCTATTCTTAAAACATCCTACAAACCGGATTATAGGATATTGATTAACATTGGAAAGTTAGTAATCTGTGGAATTATATTATTAATTGCATTTAATCTAATAAATACATCAATCTGGTTAGCCATTCCAATTGGACTGGTAATATACATCATATCCTTATTATTAACAAGATCAATTGATAATCAGGATCGGATAATCATAAAGGAGATCCTATCAAAACAAACATAA